The sequence GCCCGCAGCAGCGACGTGACGTCGAAGCGGTGGCCGCGGTGCATGTTCTCGGTGCGGCCGACCTCGACGCCGTTGACCGTGACGGTGGCCACCGTGTCCAGCCCGGCGCAGACCAGGTCGAGGCGCTGGTGGGCGCCGGCCGGTCGGTCGAAGCTGGTCTCGTAGACCCAGTCGGTGCGGCCGATCCAGGCCAGGGCGGTCTCGTTGTCGTCGAGGTACGGGTCGGGGATGAGCCCGGCCGCGAGCAGGTCCGTGTGCACGCAGCCGGGCACGGTGGCCGGTGTCGCCCGGCCACCGATCCCGGCCGGCACCTGCGGCCCGGGTACCGCCCGCAGGGTCCAGCCGTCGTGCAGCGCCTGCCGGTGCGGACCGGCTCCCCGCGCGTCGCTCAAGACTTCACCGCGCCTTCCACGATTCCTCGGACGATCCGGCGACCGCCGATGACGAGCACGACCAACAGCGGCGCTGTCGCCACGAAGGCACCGGCCGGCACCCGGCGGTGGATGACGTAGTTGCCGCTGGCCAGGTCGGAGATGGCCACCATCGAGGTGGGGTAGTCGGTGCAGGCCGAGCACCACCAGCGCGGGGCGCACCGCCGGCAGGGTACAGATCGTCTCATGACCTATCCTCCCAAGCCCACTGGGAACGCTCCTGATATCGAGGAACGTTGACTGAACCGAGCTAGTACCGGCACCCGTCGGCCCGAACACCCGCGGGCGGACCCAGGCCGGACCACGAGCCGGCGCCGGGTAGCGTGTCCAGCGCCGCCCGCGCCACCGACGCGGCGCCGGCAGGACGGACTCCAGGAGGAAGTACGCCGGTGAAGCGGCCCACGATCGCGGACGTCGCCCGGCGGGCGGGGGTTTCCAAGGGCGCGGTGTCGTACGCGCTGAACGGGCAACCGGGCGTCTCGGAGGCGACCCGGCGGCGCATCCTCGCCATCGCCGCCGAGATCGGGTTCAGCCCGAGCAGCGCCGCCCGGGCGCTGTCCGGTGCGACCGCCCGGGCGATCGGGCTGATCCTCGCCCGGCCGGCCCGGACCCTCGGCATCGAGCCCTTCTTCATGGAGTTGATCAGCGGCGTCGAGGCGGAACTGTCCGCCCGGTCGTACGCGCTGACGCTCCAGGTGGTGGCCGACCAGAGCGCCGAGATCGCGGTCTACCGCCGGTGGTGGGGCGAGCGACGGGTCGACGGCGTGCTCGTCTGCGACCTGCGGAGCGACGACGGGCGGGTACCGGTGCTGGAGGAGTTGGGCCTGCCGGCCGTCGTGATCGGCGGGCCGGCCGGCACGGGCGGACTGCCCAGTGTCTGGTCGAACGACGCGGCGGCACTGGTGGAGACCGTGGAGTACCTGTACGCCCTGGGCCACCGGCGGATCGCCCGGGTGGGCGGCCTACCCGAGTTGCTGCACACCGCCATCCGCACCCGGGCGTTCACCGAGGCATGCCAGCGCCTCGGCCTCGCCGAGACCGTCACCGTCTCCGCCGACTACACCGGCGAGGAGGGCGCGCGGGCGACGCGACGGCTGCTCAGCTCCCGGGTTCGCCCCACCGCGGTGATCTACGACAACGACGTGATGGCGATCGCCGGGCTGTCGGTCGCCCAGGAGATGGGGCTCCCGGTCCCCGCCGACCTGTCCATCGTGGCCTGGGACGACTCGCCGCTGTGCCGCCTGGTGCACCCGCCGCTGACCGCGCTCGGCCGGGACATCCCGGCCTACGGCGCGCACGCCGCGCGGCAGTTGTTGCAGGTCATCGAGGGAACGCCGGTGGTCGGGACGGAGGACGAAACCGCCCAGCTGACCCCGCGTGGCAGCACGGGCCCGGCGCCCGGCGGGAAGTGAACCGGTTAGGCAGATCCTGCCTTCACCGCGCGATCGACGGGAACTCCTCGAAGTACGCCTCGACCCGTTCCGCGGTCGCGGGTCGGGCCAGCTCGAACCCCTGGCCGTAGCGGCATCCGGCCCGGCGCGCCCCCTCGACCTGGTGGGCGGACTCCAGCTCCTCGGCCACCACCTCCAGACCCAGCCGGTCCGCCACCGTGACCACCACGTCCAGCAGCGGACGGTGCGGGTCGGCGCTCGCCGCGACCGCCTCCGGCCCGACCTTCAACAGGTCGATCGGCAGCCGCCGGAGCTGGGCCAGCGAGGCGTGCTCGGCCCGGAAGTCGTCCAGTGCGGTCCGGATGCCCATCGAGCGCAGCCCGGCCAGCCGCGCCACCACGGTCGGCAGCTCCGCGGCCAGCCGCGGCTCGGCGACCTCCACCACCAGTTGGTCCGGCCCCACCCCGTACGCCTCCAGCACGGCCGCTGTCCGGGGCACGAAGTCCGGTGAGGTGAGTTCGCGGGTGGTGACGTTGACCGCCATCCACAGCCGCCGGCCGCCGACGGACCAGTCGGCGAGCTGTCGGCAGGCCCGGTCCAGCACCCAGGCGCCCAGCTCGCCCACGATGTCGAGATCCTCGGCCACCGGCAGCAACTCCGTCGGGAACACCGTGCCGAGCACCGGATTGCGCCAACGCAGCAGCGCCTCCGTGCCGACCGGCGACCGGTCGGCCAGGCCGAGCACCGGCTGGTAGACCAGGTCCAGTTCGCCCCGGGCCACCGCGCCGGGCAGTTCCCGCTCCAGATCCAGCCGGCGGACCAGTTGCTCCTCCAGGTAGGCGTCGTACCACTCGACCCGCTCCCGGCCGAGTTGCGCCGCGCGTCGCCGGGCCAGGTCCGCCTGGCGCAGCAGATCCTCCGGCCGGGCCCGAGCCAGCTCGGCGAGCCCCACGCTGGGTCGCGACCGCAGCACCGCCCCCGACACCTCGTACGGCCGGCCCAGTGCGGTGAGCAGCCGGGCGCCCAGCGCGTACGCCAGCACCGGCCCGGCATCGGTGACCACCGCGAGACCGCTGGCGGCCAGGTCGAACACCTCGTCCTCGACGGCTGCCACCGCGCGGGCCCGGCGGACGGCCTCGGCGGTCAGGTCGTCGCGCACGACCGGCCCGGACAGCTCGGTGAGGTGCAGGTCCACCACGAGCAGCGCGCCGGTGACCGGTTCGGGTCGTGCCGCCAGGGCGCGCAGCAGGGCGGCCCGGCCGACCGGGCCACCCGGCGCCCTCGCGGCCCGTGCGCTCGTCCCGGCCGGTGCGGCCGGTGCGGTCGACGCGGTCGACGCGGTCGGTGCGGTCGGTGCGGTCATCGGCACCGGTGGGTTGTCCGGTGCCGCGCCACCGAGCAGTTCGCGCGCCACCAGCGAGGGCACCGCGGCGAGCGCGAGCAGCACAGCGGTGCGGTCCGGGAGGAGACCGGCCTGCAACTCGTGGACGATGGCCAGCACCACCGCGACGGCCGGAATCACCGACCGCGGCCAGTCCCACGGGGCCTGCGGGGCCGGCTGGCCCGCGCCGGGCCGAATCACCCGCCGCACTCCGGCGGCGACCAGCAGCACCCCGACCACCAGCGGGGGTACGGCCAGCAGCGCCGCCCGCCCGGCGGCGGGGCCGGCCGGCAGCGCGGCCAGCAGCACCAGGGCCAGCAGGGTCAACGCCGCCCCGGCCCGGCAGCGGGCGGCGCCGGAGTTCCGGTGTGCTCCGGTCAGCACGGCCAACGCGTCGACGGCGAGCAGGCCCAGGGTCACCGCGACGACCAGGCGGACCGGTGCCGGCACACCGGCGTACGGCAGCAGCAACCAGGCCACCAGCACCAGGCAGACGCCGGGGGCGGCGCCGCCGAGCAGCCGGCCCAGCCGCATCCGGGCCGGCGGACGCGGTGGTCGGGGCAGGCTGAGCAGGCCGCCGCCGAGCAGCACGGTGGTGCCGGCGAGCCCGGCGACGGCCGCCGCCGGCCGGTATCCGGCAGAGGCCAGCGGTAGCACCGCCGCGGTCAGGCCGGCGGTCACCACCGCGGCGTGCAGCATGGCGGCGGCCCGGCGCGGTCTCGCCGCCTGCCTGCGGGCCAGCCGGCCGGCGTCGGCGGGTGGCGAGTCGGGGCCGATGGTCAGCCGGGACAGGCGTACGCCGGCCAGCGTGGAGCCGGCCGCGCCGGCCAGCGCCACCACGGCGAGAGCCGGCACCGGACCGGTCGCGCCGAGGACCACCAGCACGGCGGCGACCGCGAGGACACAGGTTTCCGGCAGGACGGGACGGGACACGGCGGCACGGAACACGGACGCGACGGGCACGACATTCGCCTTCGTGAGGGGGCACGGGGGCGGTGCGGCGGTGCGCGGACGACGGACAGACAGTCCGCCATCCACCCTCGTGGAACGAGCCGGCGCGTCAGAGGTGACGGCCAACCGGGGGTGAGTCAGATCACGGCGCGTCGCCCGTCCGAGCAGACGCAGCGGCGGTCGCTCGACCCTTGCGCAACCCGCGTCGCACCCGGTGCGGGGGGTTCCGGCCCAGGTGGGATCATCTGGGCATGTCCCGCACCGACACCGCGCGATTCCGGCACCACCAGGCCATCCTGGCCGCGGCGATCGTCGCCGCCATCGGCACCCTGCCGCTGGCGAGCGCTCGCGCGTACCTGCTGCCGCTGCTGCTGGTGCCGCTGACCGTGGCCCTCTGGGCCTGGCGCGCCGGCACCGACGCCGACACCCGCGGGCTGCGACTGCGGGCACTGGTCGGGCAACGCCGGATCCCCTGGGACCAGGTGGTCGAGCTGGGATCCGACCCGCGCGGCCGGGCGGTCGCCAAGCTCGGCGACGGCCAGCGCCTCGTGCTGCCGGCCGTCCGCCGCGACGACCTGCCGCGCCTGGTCGCCGCCGCCGGGCATCGCGGCCCGGAGCCGGCTCAGTAGCCGTCCACCACCACGTTCCGCGGCGGCTCGCCGGCCACGAACCGCCGGATCTGCTGCCCGACCAGGCGGTACGCCCGCGGCAGCAGGCCCCGCACCGAGCCGGCCACGTGCGGAGTGATCAGCACGTTCGGCATCGTCCAGAGCGGATGGTCGGCGGGCAGCGGCTCCGGATCCGTCACATCCAGAGCGGCGCTGAGCCGACCGGTGGCCAGCTCGGCGACCAGCGCGTCGGTGCGGGCCACCGGGCCTCGGGCGGCGTTCACCAGCAGAGCACCGTCGGGCATCGCGGCCAGGAACTTCTCGTCGACCAGGCCCCGGGTCTGCTCGGTCAGCGGCAGCAACAGCACCACGACGTCGGCCTGCGGCAGCAGCTGCGGCAACTCGCCGACTCCGTGCACGCCCTGCTCCGCGCGGGCCGTGCGGGCCACCAGGGTGAACTCCACCTCGAACGGCGCGAGGCGGTCCCGCAGCGCGGCGCCGATCGAACCCGCGCCGACGATCAACACCCGTTTGCCGGCCAGCTCGTCGGTCGGGGCGATCTCGTCGTACGCCCACCGTCGCCGCGCCTGCGCGCGAGCCATCGCCGGAAAGCCGCGCAACTGGGACAGGATCGCGGTGACCACCCACTCGGCGGTCGGCGGATCGTGCACCCCCCGGGCGTCACAGAGCGTGACCCCCGGTGGGACCCGGCCAACCCAGGCGTCCGCCCCGGCCGAGAGCAACTGCACCACGGCCAGGTCGGGCAGTTCGGGCAGCAGGACCGTCGCGTCCACGCCGGCCAGGAAGGGCGGCACCCAGAACCGGACGCCGGCCACCGGCGAGGGCAGCCGCGCCGGGTCGTCAATCGTCTCGACGGTGACCTCCGGCGGCAGCTCGCCGAGCAGGGCGTGACCGGCCTCGTGCGGGATCCATACCTTCACGTCCGCAGACGATAGGCGCCCGGCCCCGTACCAGCCGGCCGGGGTCAGCCGGCGCCGCCCGCCACGGTGCCGCCGGCAGCGGGCTACCCTGGTGCGGGTGAGCGCTCCCCCGTACCTCCGCGCCCGTCAGGTCCGCAGCGCCCTCGCGGCGTCCTGCGCGACGCTCCTGCTCGCCGCCACCGGTTGCAGCCTCGGCGAGCCGGACCCGGATCCGGCCGGCGAGCCGCCGAACCTACCCACCCCGTCGGCCACGGCCGGCACCGGCGACCGGGAGGCCGTCGCCACCGTGCTCGCCCAGGGGCTGCGGGTGCCGTGGGGCATCGCGTTCCTGCCCGACGGCGGCGCCCTGGTCACCGAACGCGACAGCGGCCGGATCGTCCAGGTCGGGCCGGAATCGGGCCCCGACGGTCTGCAGATCACCGAGGTGCAGACCATCGACGACGTGGTCGCCTCGGGCGAGGGCGGCCTGCTCGGGATCGCCGTGTCACCGGGCTTCGCGCAGGATCGGACGATCTTCGTCTACCACACGGCCGAACGGGACAACCGCATCGTCCGGATGCGGCTCGGTGAGGAACCGACCCCGATCCTCACCGGGATCCCCAAGGCCGGCATCCACAACGGCGGCGGCCTGGCATTCGGCCCCGACGGGCAGCTCTACGCCAGCACCGGCGACGCGGGCGACACCGACCAGTCGCAGGACGTCGCGCGGCTCGGCGGCAAGATCCTGCGGATCACCGCGGAGGGGAAGCCGGCACCCGGCAACCCCTTCCCGGGCTCCCCGGTCTGGTCGCTGGGCCACCGCAACGTGCAGGGCATGGCCTGGGACGGTGACCGGATGTACGCCGTCGAGTTCGGCCAGAACACCTGGGACGAGATCAACCAGATCAGCAAGGGTGAGAACTACGGTTGGCCCGAGGTCGAGGGGCGCGGCGACGACGAGAAGTACGTCGACCCGATCGTGCAGTGGACGACCGACGAGGCGTCCTGCTCCGGTCTGGCGGCGGTGGAACGGATGCTCGCCACCGCGTGCCTTCGCGGGCAGCGCCTCTGGCTGGTCGAGCTGACCGACACCGGCACGGTGCTCGGGCAGCCCCAGGCGATGCTGACCGAGCGGTACGGTCGGTTGCG is a genomic window of Micromonospora tarapacensis containing:
- a CDS encoding LacI family DNA-binding transcriptional regulator encodes the protein MKRPTIADVARRAGVSKGAVSYALNGQPGVSEATRRRILAIAAEIGFSPSSAARALSGATARAIGLILARPARTLGIEPFFMELISGVEAELSARSYALTLQVVADQSAEIAVYRRWWGERRVDGVLVCDLRSDDGRVPVLEELGLPAVVIGGPAGTGGLPSVWSNDAAALVETVEYLYALGHRRIARVGGLPELLHTAIRTRAFTEACQRLGLAETVTVSADYTGEEGARATRRLLSSRVRPTAVIYDNDVMAIAGLSVAQEMGLPVPADLSIVAWDDSPLCRLVHPPLTALGRDIPAYGAHAARQLLQVIEGTPVVGTEDETAQLTPRGSTGPAPGGK
- a CDS encoding PQQ-dependent sugar dehydrogenase; this translates as MSAPPYLRARQVRSALAASCATLLLAATGCSLGEPDPDPAGEPPNLPTPSATAGTGDREAVATVLAQGLRVPWGIAFLPDGGALVTERDSGRIVQVGPESGPDGLQITEVQTIDDVVASGEGGLLGIAVSPGFAQDRTIFVYHTAERDNRIVRMRLGEEPTPILTGIPKAGIHNGGGLAFGPDGQLYASTGDAGDTDQSQDVARLGGKILRITAEGKPAPGNPFPGSPVWSLGHRNVQGMAWDGDRMYAVEFGQNTWDEINQISKGENYGWPEVEGRGDDEKYVDPIVQWTTDEASCSGLAAVERMLATACLRGQRLWLVELTDTGTVLGQPQAMLTERYGRLRAIAAAPDGSLWVSTSNHDGRGRPAPEDDRLLRLVFAGGGAGRS
- a CDS encoding PH domain-containing protein; its protein translation is MSRTDTARFRHHQAILAAAIVAAIGTLPLASARAYLLPLLLVPLTVALWAWRAGTDADTRGLRLRALVGQRRIPWDQVVELGSDPRGRAVAKLGDGQRLVLPAVRRDDLPRLVAAAGHRGPEPAQ
- a CDS encoding EAL domain-containing protein translates to MPVASVFRAAVSRPVLPETCVLAVAAVLVVLGATGPVPALAVVALAGAAGSTLAGVRLSRLTIGPDSPPADAGRLARRQAARPRRAAAMLHAAVVTAGLTAAVLPLASAGYRPAAAVAGLAGTTVLLGGGLLSLPRPPRPPARMRLGRLLGGAAPGVCLVLVAWLLLPYAGVPAPVRLVVAVTLGLLAVDALAVLTGAHRNSGAARCRAGAALTLLALVLLAALPAGPAAGRAALLAVPPLVVGVLLVAAGVRRVIRPGAGQPAPQAPWDWPRSVIPAVAVVLAIVHELQAGLLPDRTAVLLALAAVPSLVARELLGGAAPDNPPVPMTAPTAPTASTASTAPAAPAGTSARAARAPGGPVGRAALLRALAARPEPVTGALLVVDLHLTELSGPVVRDDLTAEAVRRARAVAAVEDEVFDLAASGLAVVTDAGPVLAYALGARLLTALGRPYEVSGAVLRSRPSVGLAELARARPEDLLRQADLARRRAAQLGRERVEWYDAYLEEQLVRRLDLERELPGAVARGELDLVYQPVLGLADRSPVGTEALLRWRNPVLGTVFPTELLPVAEDLDIVGELGAWVLDRACRQLADWSVGGRRLWMAVNVTTRELTSPDFVPRTAAVLEAYGVGPDQLVVEVAEPRLAAELPTVVARLAGLRSMGIRTALDDFRAEHASLAQLRRLPIDLLKVGPEAVAASADPHRPLLDVVVTVADRLGLEVVAEELESAHQVEGARRAGCRYGQGFELARPATAERVEAYFEEFPSIAR
- a CDS encoding 2-hydroxyacid dehydrogenase, with protein sequence MKVWIPHEAGHALLGELPPEVTVETIDDPARLPSPVAGVRFWVPPFLAGVDATVLLPELPDLAVVQLLSAGADAWVGRVPPGVTLCDARGVHDPPTAEWVVTAILSQLRGFPAMARAQARRRWAYDEIAPTDELAGKRVLIVGAGSIGAALRDRLAPFEVEFTLVARTARAEQGVHGVGELPQLLPQADVVVLLLPLTEQTRGLVDEKFLAAMPDGALLVNAARGPVARTDALVAELATGRLSAALDVTDPEPLPADHPLWTMPNVLITPHVAGSVRGLLPRAYRLVGQQIRRFVAGEPPRNVVVDGY